A single region of the Xenopus laevis strain J_2021 chromosome 4L, Xenopus_laevis_v10.1, whole genome shotgun sequence genome encodes:
- the cdca5.L gene encoding sororin-B isoform X2: MSERKKRGSSDADSRRGVGEISGAIISPPKRRSQRKSASDSPIPAPIMKRSITVKKIMPRKTLVSNVTAAPRRSSRISPKIQKENAFSEQSQMAPKDTSQSSAPEIDVLSPIPVNIQLSPKLDNRDMIMSQKVRRSYSRLEMSLNSSAFLYSPTRKTDSSDTSTPNAVLKSSRISLFGFDKLLNSEMPEGELKKSSAVTREKTANERNLQTVLPEEPDHNIPGVVLAKQKRRKRKVPVLEKSDVDEWAAVMNAEFDEAEKFDLTVE, encoded by the exons ATGTCTGAACGCAAGAAGAGAGGCAGCAGCGACGCTGATTCCCGCAGAGGAGTAGGTGAGATTTCTGGAG CTATCATCTCTCCACCTAAAAGAAGATCCCAGAGAAAATCTGCTTCAGACAGTCCA atccCAGCGCCTATCATGAAACGATCCATTACTGTCAAGAAAATAATGCCCAGAAAAACACTG GTTTCAAATGTAACAGCAGCTCCAAGGAGAAGTTCACGG atttcccCAAAAATCcagaaagaaaatgcattttctgaACAATCACAGATGGCTCCCAAAGATACCAGCCAGTCTTCTGCTCCCGAAATCGATGTTCTGTCTCCAATTCCTGTGAATATCCAATTATCTCCTAAACTTGATAACAGAGACATGATAATGTCTCAGAAGGTCCGGCGTTCCTACAGTCGTTTGGAAATGTCCCTCAATAGCAGCGCGTTTTTATACAGCCCtacaaggaaaacagactccTCTGATACATCCACCCCAAATGCAGTCTTAAAATCAAGCCGTATATCTCTGTTTGGTTTTGATAAACTGCTGAACTCCGAAATGCCGGAGggggaattgaaaaaaagtagtgCTGTGACCAGGGAGAAAACTGCTAATGAGAGAAACTTGCAAACAGTGTTACCTGAAGAACCAGACCACAACATTCCTGGGGTTGTGCTGGCAAAGCAGAAAAGGAGAAAGCGAAAAGTTCCTGTTCTAGAG
- the cdca5.L gene encoding sororin-B (The RefSeq protein has 3 substitutions, 1 non-frameshifting indel compared to this genomic sequence), which translates to MSERKKRGSSDADSRRGVAIISPPKRRSQRKSASDSPIPAPIMKRSITVKKIMPRKTLAAIANTGSQFTPKVSNVTAAPRRSSRISPKIQKENAFSEQSQMDPKDVTSQSSAPEIDVLSPIPVNIQLSPKLDNRDMIMSQKVRRSYSRLEMSLNSSAFLYSPTRKTDSSDTSTPNAVLKSSRISLFGFDKLLNSEMPEGELKKSSAVTREKTANERNLQTVLPEEPDHNIPGVVLAKQKRRKRKVPVLEKSDVDEWAAIMNAEFDEAEKFDLTVE; encoded by the exons ATGTCTGAACGCAAGAAGAGAGGCAGCAGCGACGCTGATTCCCGCAGAGGAGTAG CTATCATCTCTCCACCTAAAAGAAGATCCCAGAGAAAATCTGCTTCAGACAGTCCA atccCAGCGCCTATCATGAAACGATCCATTACTGTCAAGAAAATAATGCCCAGAAAAACACTG GCAGCTATTGCCAATACAGGATCTCAGTCCACACCCAAG GTTTCAAATGTAACAGCAGCTCCAAGGAGAAGTTCACGG atttcccCAAAAATCcagaaagaaaatgcattttctgaACAATCACAGATGGCTCCCAAAGATACCAGCCAGTCTTCTGCTCCCGAAATCGATGTTCTGTCTCCAATTCCTGTGAATATCCAATTATCTCCTAAACTTGATAACAGAGACATGATAATGTCTCAGAAGGTCCGGCGTTCCTACAGTCGTTTGGAAATGTCCCTCAATAGCAGCGCGTTTTTATACAGCCCtacaaggaaaacagactccTCTGATACATCCACCCCAAATGCAGTCTTAAAATCAAGCCGTATATCTCTGTTTGGTTTTGATAAACTGCTGAACTCCGAAATGCCGGAGggggaattgaaaaaaagtagtgCTGTGACCAGGGAGAAAACTGCTAATGAGAGAAACTTGCAAACAGTGTTACCTGAAGAACCAGACCACAACATTCCTGGGGTTGTGCTGGCAAAGCAGAAAAGGAGAAAGCGAAAAGTTCCTGTTCTAGAG
- the cdca5.L gene encoding sororin-B isoform X1: MSERKKRGSSDADSRRGVGEISGAIISPPKRRSQRKSASDSPIPAPIMKRSITVKKIMPRKTLAAIANTGSQSTPKVSNVTAAPRRSSRISPKIQKENAFSEQSQMAPKDTSQSSAPEIDVLSPIPVNIQLSPKLDNRDMIMSQKVRRSYSRLEMSLNSSAFLYSPTRKTDSSDTSTPNAVLKSSRISLFGFDKLLNSEMPEGELKKSSAVTREKTANERNLQTVLPEEPDHNIPGVVLAKQKRRKRKVPVLEKSDVDEWAAVMNAEFDEAEKFDLTVE, encoded by the exons ATGTCTGAACGCAAGAAGAGAGGCAGCAGCGACGCTGATTCCCGCAGAGGAGTAGGTGAGATTTCTGGAG CTATCATCTCTCCACCTAAAAGAAGATCCCAGAGAAAATCTGCTTCAGACAGTCCA atccCAGCGCCTATCATGAAACGATCCATTACTGTCAAGAAAATAATGCCCAGAAAAACACTG GCAGCTATTGCCAATACAGGATCTCAGTCCACACCCAAG GTTTCAAATGTAACAGCAGCTCCAAGGAGAAGTTCACGG atttcccCAAAAATCcagaaagaaaatgcattttctgaACAATCACAGATGGCTCCCAAAGATACCAGCCAGTCTTCTGCTCCCGAAATCGATGTTCTGTCTCCAATTCCTGTGAATATCCAATTATCTCCTAAACTTGATAACAGAGACATGATAATGTCTCAGAAGGTCCGGCGTTCCTACAGTCGTTTGGAAATGTCCCTCAATAGCAGCGCGTTTTTATACAGCCCtacaaggaaaacagactccTCTGATACATCCACCCCAAATGCAGTCTTAAAATCAAGCCGTATATCTCTGTTTGGTTTTGATAAACTGCTGAACTCCGAAATGCCGGAGggggaattgaaaaaaagtagtgCTGTGACCAGGGAGAAAACTGCTAATGAGAGAAACTTGCAAACAGTGTTACCTGAAGAACCAGACCACAACATTCCTGGGGTTGTGCTGGCAAAGCAGAAAAGGAGAAAGCGAAAAGTTCCTGTTCTAGAG
- the zfpl1.L gene encoding zinc finger protein-like 1 isoform X1, producing MGLCKCPKRKVTNLFCFEHRVNVCEHCLVANHAKCIVQSYLQWLQDSDYNPNCRLCNTLLSSKETARLVCYDLFHWSCLNDLATQQPPNTAPAGYRCPSCQGPVFPPNNLVSPVAATLREKLSTVNWARAGLGLPLIEVAEPVDDTMSHDETDYRDWSVVNSSSDNLSETPETTSQTGYTYNSVAPGAVQQSLNGNMSQDHAVTIRDTGSESVPFNAASSPRKVYDTRENARGQDAVIDFDDDKYRRRPTLNWLARILRNRSGSKSRPASSMQRFLVILIIGVLGFLTLILLMSKLGRASADNDPNLDPLLNPHIHVGKE from the exons ATGGGGCTGTGCAAATGTCCCAAGAGGAAAGTGACCAATTTATTCTGCTTTGAGCACCGTGTTAATGTTTGTGAACACTGCCTGGTGGCCAACCACGCTAAG TGCATTGTCCAGTCATACCTCCAGTGGCTTCAGGACAGTGATTACAACCCAAACTGTCGCCTGTGTAACACACTTCTCTCCTCCAAGGAAACTGCACGTCTAGTTTGTTACG atTTATTTCACTGGTCCTGCCTAAATGACCTGGCAACGCAACAGCCTCCAAATACAGCACCTGCCGGTTACCGTTGTCCAAGCTGCCAGGGACCTGTTTTTCCCCCTAACAATTTAGTTAGCCCAGTGGCTGCAACCCTTCGAGAGAAGCTCTCTACTGTCAACTGGGCCAGGGCTGGCCTTGGTCTTCCTTTG ATTGAAGTAGCAGAGCCTGTAGATGATACAATGTCACACGATGAAACCGATTACAGGGACTGGTCGGTTGTTAATT CATCCAGTGATAACTTGTCAGAAACCCCAGAAACAACATCGCAGACTGGCTATACATACAACTCTGTGGCCCCTGGTGCTGTACAACAGAGTTTGAATGGAAACATGTCACAGGACCACGCTGTTACTATCAGGGACACCGGATCTGAAAGCGTTCCCTTTAATGCAG catccaGTCCCCGGAAAGTGTATGACACGCGAGAGAATGCCAGAGGCCAAGATGCTGTGATTGACTTCGATGATGATAAGTACAGAAGGAGACCTACGCTCAACTGGCTGGCAAGGATACTCCG GAACCGATCTGGTTCAAAGTCCCGGCCAGCCTCCAGCATGCAGCGCTTTCTGGTTATTCTGATTATTGGTGTCCTTGGGTTCCTAACCTTAATTCTACTTATGTCTAAACTTGGCAGAGCTTCAGCTGATAATGACCCAAATCTTGATCCTCTCTTGAACCCTCATATTCACGTTGGTAAGGAGTAG
- the cdca5.L gene encoding sororin-B isoform X3: MSERKKRGSSDADSRRGVAIISPPKRRSQRKSASDSPIPAPIMKRSITVKKIMPRKTLVSNVTAAPRRSSRISPKIQKENAFSEQSQMAPKDTSQSSAPEIDVLSPIPVNIQLSPKLDNRDMIMSQKVRRSYSRLEMSLNSSAFLYSPTRKTDSSDTSTPNAVLKSSRISLFGFDKLLNSEMPEGELKKSSAVTREKTANERNLQTVLPEEPDHNIPGVVLAKQKRRKRKVPVLEKSDVDEWAAVMNAEFDEAEKFDLTVE, from the exons ATGTCTGAACGCAAGAAGAGAGGCAGCAGCGACGCTGATTCCCGCAGAGGAGTAG CTATCATCTCTCCACCTAAAAGAAGATCCCAGAGAAAATCTGCTTCAGACAGTCCA atccCAGCGCCTATCATGAAACGATCCATTACTGTCAAGAAAATAATGCCCAGAAAAACACTG GTTTCAAATGTAACAGCAGCTCCAAGGAGAAGTTCACGG atttcccCAAAAATCcagaaagaaaatgcattttctgaACAATCACAGATGGCTCCCAAAGATACCAGCCAGTCTTCTGCTCCCGAAATCGATGTTCTGTCTCCAATTCCTGTGAATATCCAATTATCTCCTAAACTTGATAACAGAGACATGATAATGTCTCAGAAGGTCCGGCGTTCCTACAGTCGTTTGGAAATGTCCCTCAATAGCAGCGCGTTTTTATACAGCCCtacaaggaaaacagactccTCTGATACATCCACCCCAAATGCAGTCTTAAAATCAAGCCGTATATCTCTGTTTGGTTTTGATAAACTGCTGAACTCCGAAATGCCGGAGggggaattgaaaaaaagtagtgCTGTGACCAGGGAGAAAACTGCTAATGAGAGAAACTTGCAAACAGTGTTACCTGAAGAACCAGACCACAACATTCCTGGGGTTGTGCTGGCAAAGCAGAAAAGGAGAAAGCGAAAAGTTCCTGTTCTAGAG